The region GGGCTTCCCAACTAAGAAACGATGCCGTATCTTAAAAACGCGTACTGGCTACGTACCCGTATCTTAGCGTCCGACCTTCCCGGAGTGATCCCTATGCCCCCTCCTCGTACCTACGGCGTCCCGCTGACGGGACGGGCCGTGGCCCCCGACCTCGCCCGCGGCGTGATGCTGCTGATCATCGCCGTCGTGCACGCCCACATCCTGTGGCAGATGACCGCCGGGGGCCACTCCGCGGGAGTGGCCGACACCGTGACGACGATGGCGCTGATGCTGTTCGCCGAGGCGCGCGGCTACCCGATGTTCGCCGCCCTGTTCGGATACGGGCTGGCCTGGATCCACCTGCGGCGGACGGCCGAAGGTCGGCCCTGGCCACGCGTGCGCTCCCTGGTGCGCAGACGCGGCCGCTGGATGCTGCTCATCGGGGTGCTGCACACCGCGCTGCTCTTCTTCGGCGACATCATCGCCGTCTACGGTCTCATCGCGCTGTGCTTCGCGGGTCTGCTGCACGTCACCGACCGGAGGCTGCTCTCCCACGCGTTCGGCTGGATGGCGGGCGGTTCCCTGGTCTACGCGCTGGGCACCACCCTGCCCGAGGCCACCTCCGCCGACGCCAGCGTGTTCGGCCAGGACTACCTGGCGGACGTGGGGATGCGGCTGATGACCTGGCCGGTGATGACCCCGCTGCTGCTGTTGACCTCGGTGTTCCCGTTCGCGATCGGGGTGTGGGCCGCCCGGCGCCGGGTCATGGAGCGGCCGCAGGAGCACCTGGCGCTGCTGCGCCGGACCGCCGGGATCGGCATCCCGCTCGCCGTTCTGGGCGGGCTTCCCCAGGCGCTGGTGTCCGCCGGCCTGTGGGCGCCGTCGTCGACGGCGGTGGAGGGCCTGGGGGCCTGGCTGCACGTGCTCACGGGATACGCGGGCGGGTTCGGCTACGCGGCGCTCATCGCCCTGGTGGCGGTGCGGTTCGGCGAGCGGCAGGGGCCGGTGGTCCGCGCCCTGGTCGCCACCGGGCAGCGGTCGATGACCTGCTACCTGCTGCAGTCGGTGGCCTGGATGACGCTGTTCATGCCGTACACGCTGAACCTGGGCGCCGAGCTGTCCGCCACCGCCTCGGTCCTGGTGGGCGTCGCCGTCTGGGCGACGACCGTGGTCCTGGCGGACCTGATGCGGCGCACCGGGGTGCGGGGGCCGGCCGAGCGGTTCCTGCGGTGGCGGACCTACGGCCCGGAGCGCGAGCAGCCGGCCGGAGACCCCGGGGGTCACGGCGACCGACCATCCGCACAGCCGTCGGTGCGCTGAACCACCACCACCGCCTCCCGAGTCCGGGGTGAAGGCCGTGTCACCCTCCCGGAGCCCGGGTTCCGGGAGGGTGGGAGCATGGCGGGATGGGACGTTCTGACGACATCTTCCTCAAGGACACGGCGGCCCGGCTGGGCGGGCTGACCGGGGTGCGGGCGGTGGCCCTGGGCGGGTCGCGTGCGCAGGGGACGCACCGGGACGACAGCGACTGGGACCTGGCGGTCTACTACCGCGGGGAGTTCGACCCGCGGGAGCTGCGGGAGCTCGGCTGGCCCGGTGAGGTATCGGAGGTCGGCGGCTGGGGTGGGGGTGTGTTCAACGGCGGCGCGTGGCTGCGCATCGACGGCCGCCCGGTGGACGTGCACTACCGGGACCTGGACGTGGTGGAGCGGGAGGTCGAGCGGGCGCAGGCCGGCGACTTCGACGTGGAGCCCCTGCTGTTCCACCTGGCGGGCATCCCCACCTACCTGGTGGTCGCCGAGCTCGCCCTGGGCCGGACCCTCCTGGGCGAACTGCCCCGGCCGGACTACCCGCAGGCCCTGCGCCGGAACGCGCCGCCCCGCTGGCGCGGGGTCGCCGCGGCCACCCTCGGGTACGCCGAGCACAACCACGCCCCGCAGGGGCGGGTGAGCCAGACCGCGGGCCTCATCGCGCAGGCGGCCGCCCAGACGGCGCACGCGGTGCTGGCCGGGCGCGGCGAGTGGACGACCAACGACAAGGCCCTGCTGGCCAGGGCCGGGTTGGAGGAGATCGACCTGGTCATCGCCGGGATGACCGCCGACCCCCAGGACCTGGTGGCGGCCGTCGCCGAGGCCGGACGGGTCTTCGCCACGGCGTGAGCGAAGACCGCGGCGCGGCGTCCCAGGCGGTGCCACCTGGCGCCGACCGAGCTTTGAGCGTGCCTCTGCGTCGGCGTGGCCGAGCCCCGGCCGCGTCCGAGCGCGGCGTGGTCACCGGCGGACCCGGGACGTGTTCTCCCTGCCCCGCGACCGCCGGGCCTCGTCGGGCGACATCGCCGTGCTCGCCGTGGGGCGGTGCTGGTACCGCCGGGTCTGCCGGGCCTCGTCGGGCGACACCGCCGTGCTCGCCGTGCGGCGGTGCCGGTGCAGCCGACACCGCCGGGAACGGCACGACGTCCCGGGCGGTGTCGCCCGGGGAGGGGCGACCGGTCGGCCGACGCAGGGCGCCGGCCGATCGGAGGCCCCGGCGGCCGCGCCTACAGGGGCGCGTCCCACACCATGTCGACGACCCCGCTGATGGTGGCGTACCCCGCCCGGGCGAAGGCCGCGGCCATGGGGGTGTTCCCCAGGTCCGTGGCGGCCCGCGCGTACGTCTCGCCGCCCTCCTCGACCAGCACCCGGGTGCCCTCGGCCAGCAGGTCGTCGATGTACCCGTTGCCCCGGTACTCGGGCAGCACCGCGATGTACCCGATGATCGGGTGCTTGGCGTTGCGGGCGGGCAGCACGAACCCGACCGGTTCCCCGTCGGGCCCGGTGGCGATCCGCCACCAGGACCGCGGCGTGGAGTAGCGCCCGAACTCTTGGGCGAACTCGCCCGAGACGACCTCCTCGGGGGTCATGGTCAGCAGCTCGTGCCGGTGGTGGGCGTCCAGGCTGCCCTGCAGCGCCCGCTCCATCAGCTCCCGCATCTCCTGCTCGTCCCGGATGCCCCGGAAGCGCAGCCGGTCGCCGGGGCGCGGCGCGGAGTCCCCCAGGTCCCACTGGAAGCGGAGCCGCTCCACGAGCAGGGAGCCGCCGGTCTTCTCCACGGCGGCCATCCGCTCGGCCACGGCCCGCCGCTCGTGCGGGTCGGAGCGCCAGTCGGCGGACACGAACCGCAGGAACTCGGGCGGTACCGTCCCCGGCGGGACGGTGGCGGCCAGCGCCGTGCGCAGCAGGTGTTCGAGGACGGCCTCCCGGTCCAGGCCGGAGGCCTCGTCGTCGACGTCGAGGACGTCGGTCAGCAGGGGTTCGTCGCCCTGCTTCGCCGCCCAGAAGGACAGCCGGGCCACCGGGCGGTCGCCGGCCAGGGCCAGCCACATCCATGCGGCGCGGCGGCGGCCGTCGGCCAGGTCCTCGGCGAATTCGTCGTTCAACAGGTAGGGGAACCGGTTGAACAGAGACAGTTCTTCGGGTCCGGTGATCGGACGGACGGTCAGGTCGGATACTGCAACAGTCAAGGCGACACCTTCGTGTGTGCGCCCGACCGCCCGGAGGCGGGCCGCGTGAGCCCTATCGGTTCCCCCGGGAGGCCACGAGCGCGATGTGCACGGTGGACATGGCCCGGCCTCCTCTCGTTCTCGGACCCCGGTTCACCGTTCGTACCGGGGCGCGTAATTTCTACCGGTCGCGTGCCGGGGAGCGCAACCGTCTTTCACGCGGCCTCCGCCTCCTCGTCGGTCCGCGCGCCCCGCCGCGCGGTGACCGCCCAGGTCACCGTTCCGGCGACCAGCCCCCAGAACGCCGAGCCGATGCCCAGGAACGTGACCCCCGACGCCGTCGCAAGGAACGTCACCAGCGCGGCCTCCCGCGACCGCTCGTCCGACAGCGCCGACGACAGCGACCCCCCGATCGTGCCGAGCAGGCCGAGCCCGGCGATGGCCGCGATCAGCGCCGGGG is a window of Nocardiopsis changdeensis DNA encoding:
- a CDS encoding DUF418 domain-containing protein, whose translation is MPPPRTYGVPLTGRAVAPDLARGVMLLIIAVVHAHILWQMTAGGHSAGVADTVTTMALMLFAEARGYPMFAALFGYGLAWIHLRRTAEGRPWPRVRSLVRRRGRWMLLIGVLHTALLFFGDIIAVYGLIALCFAGLLHVTDRRLLSHAFGWMAGGSLVYALGTTLPEATSADASVFGQDYLADVGMRLMTWPVMTPLLLLTSVFPFAIGVWAARRRVMERPQEHLALLRRTAGIGIPLAVLGGLPQALVSAGLWAPSSTAVEGLGAWLHVLTGYAGGFGYAALIALVAVRFGERQGPVVRALVATGQRSMTCYLLQSVAWMTLFMPYTLNLGAELSATASVLVGVAVWATTVVLADLMRRTGVRGPAERFLRWRTYGPEREQPAGDPGGHGDRPSAQPSVR
- a CDS encoding nucleotidyltransferase domain-containing protein: MGRSDDIFLKDTAARLGGLTGVRAVALGGSRAQGTHRDDSDWDLAVYYRGEFDPRELRELGWPGEVSEVGGWGGGVFNGGAWLRIDGRPVDVHYRDLDVVEREVERAQAGDFDVEPLLFHLAGIPTYLVVAELALGRTLLGELPRPDYPQALRRNAPPRWRGVAAATLGYAEHNHAPQGRVSQTAGLIAQAAAQTAHAVLAGRGEWTTNDKALLARAGLEEIDLVIAGMTADPQDLVAAVAEAGRVFATA
- a CDS encoding GNAT family N-acetyltransferase; this encodes MTVAVSDLTVRPITGPEELSLFNRFPYLLNDEFAEDLADGRRRAAWMWLALAGDRPVARLSFWAAKQGDEPLLTDVLDVDDEASGLDREAVLEHLLRTALAATVPPGTVPPEFLRFVSADWRSDPHERRAVAERMAAVEKTGGSLLVERLRFQWDLGDSAPRPGDRLRFRGIRDEQEMRELMERALQGSLDAHHRHELLTMTPEEVVSGEFAQEFGRYSTPRSWWRIATGPDGEPVGFVLPARNAKHPIIGYIAVLPEYRGNGYIDDLLAEGTRVLVEEGGETYARAATDLGNTPMAAAFARAGYATISGVVDMVWDAPL